A genome region from Nitrospirota bacterium includes the following:
- a CDS encoding universal stress protein — MDARMDYMGPLKNILLATDGSEYSEGAIKEAIYLAKSCIAKLSVIYVLEVNPEFETEGLHFVEKMETDAREHLDKIRKIAA; from the coding sequence ATGGATGCCAGGATGGATTATATGGGGCCGCTTAAGAATATTCTTCTAGCAACGGATGGTTCTGAATACAGTGAAGGAGCAATAAAAGAGGCAATATACCTTGCAAAGTCATGTATTGCAAAGCTTTCGGTAATATACGTACTGGAGGTCAATCCTGAGTTTGAAACCGAAGGTCTACATTTTGTAGAGAAAATGGAAACTGATGCGAGGGAACATTTGGACAAAATAAGAAAAATAGCTGC